The following coding sequences lie in one Haematobia irritans isolate KBUSLIRL chromosome 3, ASM5000362v1, whole genome shotgun sequence genomic window:
- the LOC142231128 gene encoding uncharacterized protein LOC142231128: MTIPLANTNSMSCVSKALHLICCGNSTKYTKLINRRTLKLIESSKDTNINPCEDFYQYACGNWPQYMEDIGVRFTDNYERMKYKSSRELVKYLSVIDVENSPSFVTQLLDYYKSCLNIDWYTPREYLLWLEEKENLTLIKYLTDDYEIENSNWGSVLGALQKYGFHEALPDIIDEPKFATLSLENFTTIIDAMDMEMQRNEFDELWKKLNQLDKKLKEIKLIHFKEENQPRALDDLPMEFKERYSELCLSGIIFHPNFDRLSYVKAFHDVIQPYDEGFLCKYWTIRFMWFLYGKRPHNFLSEGCMSSTQNLFHFGANWLYDQMEFNNEKELQDVHHIFINIKNQFKESLLKNSYGFKQTTLKFLLEKLDKMRLAIGKIPVHNATTIMETFYQNLSMNSTDFYGNHLQLLALARKYENYYSPCFPVFNGNGPQFLPSCNTAYFQNHGIQWPLYHHSLDDVFKYSAIGSILGHEIFHGFEYNTLLQYATDQMNTEAHEDIAKNSKFYDNHKCLADQYPLEFAEKCSDVNGFRFAYETFKALHPGIYNTDHMDKTDLLDRVNDVVQLFPEFFEAFKCSKVTRQELNETCYLWI; the protein is encoded by the exons ATGACCATACCACTCGCAAACACAAATAGTATGAGTTGTGTATCAAAAGC CTTGCATTTGATATGCTGTGGAAATTCTACTAAATATACGAAACTTATAAATCGTagaactttaaaattaattgaaagttccAAGGATACAAATATCAATCCTTGTGAAGATTTCTATCAATATGCCTGTGGTAATTGGCCCCAATATATGGAAGATATTGGTGTTCGTTTTACAGACAATTATGAGAGGATGAAATATAAATCCAGTCGTGAATTGGTGAAATATCTTAGTGTCATAGATGTGGAGAATAGTCCCAGTTTTGTAACGCAACTATTGGATTACTATAAATCTTGTTTGAATATCGATTGGTATACACCACGGGAATATTTACTATGGCTGGAGGAAAAGGAGAATTTAACTTTAATCAAATACCTGACTGATGATTATGAGATTGAAAATTCTAATTGGGGATCTGTTTTGGGTGCCTTACAAAAATACGGATTCCATGAGGCCTTACCCGATATCATTGACGAACCAAAATTTGCCACattaagtttagaaaatttcaccacCATAATTGATGCTATGGATATGGAAATGCAGAGAAATGAATTTGATGAGCtgtggaaaaaattaaatcaattggaTAAGAAATTAAAGGAAATCAAACTTATTCACTTTAAGGAAGAAAATCAACCACGGGCACTCGATGATTTACCCATGGAGTTTAAAGAAAGATACAGTGAATTATGTTTGTCCGgaatcatatttcatccaaatttcgaTAGACTCTCTTATGTCAAAGCATTTCATGATGTTATTCAACCATACGATGAGGGTTTCTTATGCAAATATTGGACCATACGTTTTATGTGGTTTCTGTACGGGAAAAGACCAcacaattttctctccgaaggcTGTATGTCGTCCACACAGAATCTTTTTCATTTTGGCGCAAACTGGCTCtatgaccaaatggaatttaatAACGAAAAGGAATTGCAAGATGTCCATCATATATTCATTAATATCAAGAATCAGTTCAAGGAATCGCTACTGAAGAACTCCTATGGATTCAAACAAACGACTCTCAAATTTCTTTTagagaaattggataaaatgcgcctggccataggaaaaaTACCTGTGCATAATGCAACAACCATAATGGAAACATTCTATCAGAATCTATCAATGAATTCCAcagatttttatggaaatcatTTACAACTATTGGCTTTGGCTAggaaatatgaaaattattatagcCCCTGTTTTCCCGTATTCAATGGTAATGGTCCACAATTTCTACCCTCATGTAATACGGCCTACTTTCAAAACCATGGTATACAGTGGCCCCTCTATCATCATAGTTTGGACGATGTATTCAAATACAGCGCCATTGGTTCTATTTTGGGCCATGAAATATTTCATGGATTTGAATACAATACTCTACTACAATATGCCACAGATCAAATGAATACCGAGGCTCATGaagatattgccaaaaattctaaattttatgaTAATCACAAATGTTTAGCGGATCAATATCCTTTGGAGTTTGCTGAGAAATGTTCAGATGTGAATGGTTTTCGTTTTGCCTATGAGACTTTTAAAGCATTACATCCAGGAATCTACAATACGGATCATATGGATAAAACAGATCTATt AGATCGGGTCAATGATGTCGTTCAATTATTTCCAGAATTCTTCGAAGCATTCAAGTGTTCAAAAGTGACTCGTCAAGAATTAAATGAGACATGCTATTTGTGGATTTAA